The following proteins are co-located in the Mycobacteriales bacterium genome:
- a CDS encoding DUF5318 family protein translates to MLRSPGVVDIPGARYVIDYALARRSVLTGLASGRVRREDACDADNYLKRAARYHGEPTDEVCPVCADETLVHVTYAYGDCFSADTNGRAWSSRELPDLALRLPEFSVYVVEVCRNCGWNHLVTSAVLGTGEPMRRRRRSVSSGGGSRA, encoded by the coding sequence GTGTTGCGTTCGCCCGGTGTCGTCGACATTCCGGGAGCGCGCTATGTCATCGACTACGCGCTGGCTCGCAGGTCCGTTCTCACCGGGTTGGCCAGCGGGCGGGTGCGCCGCGAGGACGCCTGCGACGCCGACAACTACCTCAAGCGAGCCGCCCGCTATCACGGCGAGCCCACCGATGAGGTGTGTCCGGTCTGTGCCGACGAAACACTCGTGCACGTGACCTACGCCTACGGGGACTGCTTTTCGGCGGACACCAACGGCCGGGCCTGGTCCAGCCGCGAGCTCCCCGACCTGGCGCTGCGGCTGCCGGAGTTCTCGGTGTACGTCGTCGAGGTCTGCCGCAACTGCGGGTGGAACCACCTGGTGACCTCTGCGGTGCTCGGCACGGGTGAGCCGATGCGGCGCCGGCGGCGCAGCGTGTCGAGCGGCGGCGGGTCGCGCGCGTGA